In a single window of the Pelagibacterium sp. 26DY04 genome:
- a CDS encoding toprim domain-containing protein: protein MTEILEIKRILAGRALAVAEHLLPGGVKQANEWRAGSVNGEKGESLGVHLSGEKAGIWSDFATGESGDLIDLWCAAKGVSLAQGLEQIRAYLGLQRQQPARDPRPNYSRPPKPNCGKPKGRVRDYLIEDRNLTDAVLEAYRIGERGDEIIFPFLSPDGELVMAKSRKAADGEAPKPTAANCEPILFGWQAIPPHIREIVITEGEIDAMSFYAYGFPALSVPFGGGKGGKQKWIENEFDRLDRFEKIFVATDMDGPGEEAAAEIISRLGRHRCVRVKLPRKDANECLVDGVSVEEFGAAVLYAEGLDPEGLRRASDYHDEVVKLFWPEPGAHTGYTTPYRKLGDKLVFRPAEVTLWSGASGAGKSQILSDSAVDWVRQGSRICIASLEMKASQTLKRMVKQAGGVDRPTEPFIAAILQFLDQGILLYDHVGKAGVEPLLEVFDYARAKYGCDQFIIDSLMRLGIATDDYNGQEKAVFQLVDWAIKSNVHLHLVAHARKGEKGAMAPATEDIKGAMEIGANAFNIVTVWRNRAVEDQYQKAESDEERARIQDENSGVVMNVAKQRNGDFEGKIGLWFDQENYRYRSSHDDKGARRYVQFSQLERMTA, encoded by the coding sequence GTGACGGAGATCCTCGAAATCAAGCGCATCCTGGCTGGCCGCGCACTGGCCGTTGCCGAACATCTCCTGCCGGGAGGCGTCAAGCAGGCGAATGAATGGCGGGCAGGTTCGGTAAACGGGGAGAAGGGCGAGAGCCTTGGCGTCCACCTCAGCGGCGAGAAAGCCGGCATCTGGTCCGACTTCGCAACTGGCGAGAGCGGCGACCTGATCGACCTATGGTGCGCCGCAAAGGGCGTAAGCCTTGCGCAAGGGCTTGAGCAAATACGCGCCTATCTTGGCTTGCAGCGCCAGCAGCCGGCCCGTGATCCCCGCCCGAACTATTCCAGGCCGCCGAAGCCCAATTGTGGGAAGCCCAAGGGGCGAGTGCGGGACTACCTGATTGAAGACCGGAACCTGACCGACGCAGTTCTTGAGGCTTATCGGATTGGCGAGCGGGGAGACGAGATCATTTTCCCGTTCCTGTCGCCAGATGGTGAACTGGTAATGGCTAAATCCCGGAAGGCGGCAGATGGTGAGGCTCCCAAGCCTACCGCCGCCAATTGCGAGCCCATCCTGTTCGGCTGGCAGGCAATCCCGCCTCATATCCGCGAAATAGTCATCACCGAAGGCGAGATCGATGCAATGTCGTTCTACGCCTATGGCTTCCCGGCGCTGTCGGTTCCCTTCGGGGGCGGCAAGGGCGGAAAGCAGAAGTGGATCGAGAACGAGTTCGACAGGCTCGATCGTTTCGAGAAAATCTTTGTTGCCACGGACATGGACGGCCCCGGCGAGGAAGCCGCCGCAGAGATCATCTCCAGGCTTGGGCGGCATCGCTGTGTCCGCGTCAAACTTCCCCGGAAGGACGCCAACGAATGCCTGGTCGATGGTGTGTCGGTCGAGGAATTCGGCGCTGCCGTTCTCTACGCAGAGGGGCTGGACCCAGAAGGGCTCCGCCGCGCCAGCGATTACCATGACGAAGTGGTCAAGCTCTTTTGGCCGGAGCCGGGGGCGCATACCGGATACACGACGCCTTACCGCAAGCTTGGCGACAAGCTCGTTTTCCGTCCTGCCGAGGTGACGCTTTGGAGTGGGGCGAGTGGGGCGGGAAAAAGCCAGATCCTTTCCGACAGCGCTGTAGATTGGGTGAGGCAGGGAAGCCGCATCTGCATCGCCAGCCTTGAGATGAAGGCCAGCCAAACGCTTAAGCGTATGGTGAAGCAAGCCGGTGGGGTCGATCGGCCTACGGAGCCTTTCATCGCGGCAATCCTGCAATTCCTAGATCAAGGCATCCTGCTCTACGACCATGTCGGGAAAGCCGGTGTCGAGCCTCTACTTGAGGTGTTCGATTATGCCCGCGCCAAATACGGCTGCGACCAGTTCATCATCGATAGCTTGATGAGGCTTGGCATCGCAACCGATGACTACAACGGCCAAGAGAAGGCTGTTTTCCAGCTCGTGGATTGGGCCATCAAAAGCAACGTGCACCTGCATTTGGTGGCACACGCCCGCAAGGGCGAGAAAGGTGCGATGGCCCCGGCAACGGAGGACATCAAGGGTGCGATGGAGATTGGCGCAAATGCCTTCAACATTGTGACCGTCTGGCGCAACCGCGCCGTGGAAGACCAATACCAGAAAGCCGAAAGCGACGAGGAACGCGCCCGCATTCAAGACGAGAATTCGGGCGTTGTGATGAACGTCGCCAAGCAGCGCAATGGCGATTTTGAAGGCAAGATCGGCCTTTGGTTTGACCAAGAGAACTACCGCTATCGGTCCTCGCACGATGACAAGGGTGCGCGCCGATACGTTCAATTTTCCCAGCTTGAAAGGATGACAGCATGA
- the terL gene encoding phage terminase large subunit, translated as MSSLQLSPQAAANELLRRRSARSNLKSFARFVQVPGAPIDESDDTEEFSPAETPLAAHHELILDAAERCIEQPNGRLMLFMPPGSAKSTYGSVIVPAFAMGRRKGFKVIAVSYGSDLARKMGRRTRSVVKQRAYNVLFDTGLSAESSAADEWALENGSEYMSGGILSGITGNRADLIVVDDPIKGRQDAESETIRKRTIEAFDDDVKTRLKPGGSVIIIQTRWHEEDLAGSILPEGYNGESGLIECRDGQVWEVICLPAKAERADDPLGRKVGEYIWPEWFPESHWAQFERKPRTWASLYQQRPAPEEGDLFRREWLRPYEVAPERSTLMVYGASDYAVTADGGDYTVHIIVGIDAEGRLWLLDLWRGQTSSEQWVESFCDLVLRWKPSWWAEETGQIRAGVGPFLDRRIRERKAYVPREAFPTRGDKAIRAQSIRGRMALDGLYVPKHAPWYSAFESELLTFPTGRNDDQVDAIGLVGQLLDRIHEPMVEKQEKKSTRTDYRPAVDTAEANDWMTY; from the coding sequence ATGAGCAGCTTGCAGCTATCGCCACAAGCAGCGGCAAATGAGCTGCTGCGGCGCAGGTCAGCCCGCAGCAATCTCAAGAGCTTTGCCCGCTTTGTTCAGGTGCCCGGAGCGCCGATAGACGAGAGCGACGACACAGAGGAATTCAGCCCAGCCGAAACACCCTTGGCTGCGCACCACGAGTTGATCCTTGACGCCGCCGAGCGCTGCATTGAACAGCCCAACGGCAGGCTGATGCTGTTCATGCCTCCTGGCAGTGCCAAAAGCACATATGGCAGCGTCATTGTCCCGGCCTTCGCGATGGGGCGCCGGAAAGGCTTCAAGGTCATCGCAGTCAGTTACGGCAGTGACTTGGCCCGCAAGATGGGTCGGCGCACACGGTCTGTGGTCAAGCAGCGCGCCTACAATGTGCTGTTCGATACCGGCCTTTCCGCTGAAAGCAGCGCGGCTGATGAATGGGCGCTTGAGAATGGCAGCGAGTACATGTCGGGCGGCATCTTGTCGGGCATCACGGGCAACCGCGCCGATCTGATCGTTGTCGATGACCCCATCAAGGGAAGGCAGGACGCGGAATCAGAAACGATCCGCAAGCGCACCATCGAGGCGTTTGACGATGACGTGAAAACCCGCCTCAAGCCGGGTGGCTCAGTCATCATCATTCAGACGCGATGGCATGAGGAAGATCTGGCAGGTTCGATCCTGCCCGAAGGGTACAACGGCGAAAGCGGATTGATCGAGTGCCGCGATGGGCAGGTGTGGGAAGTGATTTGCCTTCCGGCCAAAGCCGAGCGCGCTGACGATCCACTGGGACGTAAGGTCGGGGAATATATCTGGCCCGAATGGTTCCCTGAAAGCCATTGGGCGCAATTCGAGCGCAAGCCGCGCACATGGGCTTCGCTCTATCAGCAGCGCCCAGCACCCGAGGAAGGCGACCTGTTCCGCCGTGAATGGCTAAGGCCCTATGAGGTAGCGCCCGAGCGCTCCACGCTCATGGTCTATGGCGCAAGCGACTACGCGGTCACGGCGGACGGTGGCGACTACACCGTCCACATCATTGTGGGCATTGATGCCGAGGGGCGGCTTTGGCTTCTTGATCTGTGGCGAGGTCAGACCAGTTCCGAGCAGTGGGTGGAATCCTTCTGTGATCTGGTCCTGCGCTGGAAGCCCTCATGGTGGGCCGAGGAGACAGGGCAGATCAGGGCTGGTGTTGGCCCGTTCCTTGATCGGCGTATTCGTGAGCGCAAGGCATACGTGCCGCGCGAAGCATTCCCAACCAGGGGAGATAAGGCGATCCGTGCGCAGTCCATCCGAGGGCGCATGGCACTCGATGGCTTGTATGTGCCCAAGCATGCGCCTTGGTATTCGGCATTCGAAAGCGAACTTCTGACCTTCCCGACCGGGCGCAATGACGATCAGGTCGATGCCATCGGGCTTGTTGGTCAGCTTCTCGACCGCATCCATGAGCCGATGGTTGAGAAGCAAGAGAAGAAATCGACGCGCACCGACTATCGCCCCGCCGTCGATACCGCCGAAGCTAACGACTGGATGACGTACTGA